In Macadamia integrifolia cultivar HAES 741 chromosome 12, SCU_Mint_v3, whole genome shotgun sequence, the following are encoded in one genomic region:
- the LOC122057940 gene encoding tobamovirus multiplication protein 3-like, which yields MGSTNVPSWVNSYGLIDSSNWWDDINNSPVWQDRIFHVLAGLYVLVGAVALIQLIRIELRVPEYGWTTQKVFHFLNFLVNAVRSLVFAFRRNVQQIKPEIFQHILLDMPSLAFFTTYALLVLFWAEIYYQARAVSTDGLRPSFYTVNAIVYGIQIVLWLVLWWKPVHLVLILSKIFFAGVSLFAALGFLLYGGRLFLMLQRFPVESKGRRKKLQEVGYVTTICFSCFLVRCIVICFSAFNKAADLDVLNHPVLNFIYYLLVEILPSSLVLFILRKLPPKRGITQYHPIR from the exons ATGGGTTCGACCAATGTTCCGTCATGGGTGAATTCTTATGGCCTCATAGACTCTTCTAATTGGTGGGATGATATCAATAATTCACCTGTTTGGCAGGATCGTATCTTTCATGTCCTCGCAGGACTATATGTCTTGGTTGGCGCTGTTGCTCTG ATCCAACTTATTCGAATAGAATTGAGAGTTCCTGAGTATGGTTGGACGACACAGAAGGTTTTCCACTTTCTTAACTTCTTGGTGAATGCAG TTCGTTCATTGGTCTTTGCATTCCGGCGGAATGTGCAACAGATAAAACCCGAG ATTTTTCAACATATCTTGCTTGATATGCCAAGTCTTGCTTTCTTCACGACATATGCACTGTTAGTTCTGTTCTGGGCAGAGATATACTATCAG GCACGTGCTGTATCAACTGATGGGCTTAGGCCAAGTTTCTACACTGTGAATGCTATTGTGTATGGCATCCAG ATAGTGTTGTGGTTAGTTTTGTGGTGGAAGCCCGTCCATCTTGTGCTCATCCTGTCCAAGATCTTCTTTGCAG GCGTCTCATTGTTTGCGGCCCTTGGTTTTCTTCTCTATGGAGGGAG ACTCTTCTTAATGCTTCAACGCTTCCCTGTTGAGTCAAAAGGCCGGAGAAAGAAGTTACAGGAG GTTGGCTATGTGACCACCATATGTTTCTCATGTTTCCTAGTAAGATGTATCGTG ATATGCTTCAGTGCGTTCAATAAAGCTGCCGATCTTGATGTTTTGAATCATCCAGTACTAAACTTCATATACTACCTG TTGGTGGAGATTCTACCCTCTTCTCTGGTCCTTTTCATTTTGAGGAAGCTTCCCCCCAAACGTGGTATCACACAGTATCACCCCATCCGTTGA